Proteins co-encoded in one Pseudomonadota bacterium genomic window:
- a CDS encoding CooT family nickel-binding protein: MCEANAYLKKSEEESLMVMENVYNLKPESGKILLENIFGEQKLIDAEIRQISLMEHKILLESSK; the protein is encoded by the coding sequence ATGTGTGAAGCCAATGCATACCTGAAGAAATCCGAGGAAGAGAGCCTGATGGTCATGGAAAATGTGTACAATCTGAAACCAGAAAGCGGGAAGATTCTGCTGGAAAACATATTTGGCGAACAAAAACTTATTGACGCGGAGATACGTCAGATATCACTGATGGAACATAAGATTCTTCTTGAGTCCAGCAAATAA
- a CDS encoding pyridoxamine 5'-phosphate oxidase family protein yields the protein MSKNLGNFLDDMAMEQFNAQESTVVVATVSEDGFPNTTPVHLIIAKDPQTLLLALGLGHQATANIRSNPKIMISLCEKNDLNISIRCNAEIICEKMDSNSGMCVVEAKVETIKDDSTHSRTISGIRYVCKTDRGERFIREAFDELKKL from the coding sequence ATGTCAAAAAATCTTGGGAATTTTCTTGATGATATGGCAATGGAGCAATTCAATGCTCAAGAATCGACAGTTGTTGTGGCCACAGTTTCTGAGGATGGATTTCCGAATACCACGCCTGTACATCTTATCATTGCCAAGGATCCTCAAACGCTTTTGCTTGCTCTTGGCTTAGGTCATCAGGCTACAGCAAACATACGATCAAACCCGAAGATCATGATTTCACTTTGTGAAAAAAATGATCTTAATATTTCTATTAGGTGTAATGCCGAAATCATTTGTGAGAAGATGGATAGCAACAGTGGCATGTGTGTTGTTGAGGCAAAAGTAGAAACGATAAAAGATGACTCTACGCATTCAAGGACGATTTCAGGAATAAGGTATGTATGTAAAACCGATCGGGGTGAAAGATTTATTCGGGAAGCTTTTGATGAATTGAAAAAATTATGA